The DNA sequence CTTCTCCCGCACCAACCTTGGGTCTCTGCCATGCTGCCCGCTCTTGTATTACTTCTCTCCTGGTCGCACAtcgtgtgtgcctgccacTTGGAGATTCCCCGCCTTTACTTCACTCAAGGCTTTTGGGTGCATTCTTCGCCCACTGAGTGAGGCGGTCTTCCCCGGTGCCAGACGCACgtctgccctcctccctttcccttggTTGCatctgtggtggtggtgtcggcggcacggggcggtggtgcggagAGGTCTTCGAGGAGAGACAGCGGCGCGGGGGAAAAGACGACCACACAAATCCAAACGCCGATCGTTTCTTTCCTTGCGTTTCTCATATTTCTCTCCCCTGTTCTCTGCGCACACATGCCGCGTCCCAACGAGGACACCGGCAATGTTTCGACCTCTGCGGAGGTACAGAGGTCaatttctcttctctcgcacggcaccagcagcttcACTGCACAGTGTCCCATGCTTGTCTCAGAGACCCTCTCGCCGGTGCCGAGTGCACCAAgcaacggtgctgctggcctcCAACACGACGCTGTCGCTGATAGGACTCACGTGAGCAACGCATCTGCGGCAGCTCTGCTGTCCACTGTAAGCGCACTGCCGGATGTGCGCGCCACGGAGACGCGACTGCGGACAGCGCAAGAGGCAGAGCTAAGCGTGTTGGTTCGCTTGCGACGGCTTACGGAGGCCTTAGTGAGTGTCATATCCGCATCTAACGCTGCGGGTGGTGCGGGCGTggtgacgacggcggcgcacgGGGGCTGCGACACTGAGGACGTCAAGGCGCTGTCCAATGAGGGTGCATTTCGAGCTTCACTGCCGGTCCTGATTGCGTGTCCCTCTGCGACTGGGATTAACGGGGCGACGCACATACAAGCAGAGACGTGTCTTGTGATGCGGTGCGTTGCTATGCCACCTGCAGGCCTCTCCGCAGCTGCAAGAGAGCAATACACTGCTCTGCACGACACTCTTGCACAGTACTTGTGTAAGTCAGGGGATGACAGCATTGACAGCGCGTGTGATATCGCCGCTAGCAGCGCATGCTCTCCAAGTACTGGGATACTGCAGGATCTTCAGTCCGTTGAGCAGTGCGACGCGATCCCTTGTGTGCTCGGGCCTCGGGTCACTAGAGCGGTCATCTGCCGCGCAGGCACGCCAACTGCATTACCCGGCGTCGCTGAGGGTGAGGCTGGAACTTCCACCCAGCCAGTTGCACGGGATAGCAATGCTGTGGAGGTGCATCGACACTCACGTTTCTTCAGCGAGCCGCGGCACTGCCTACTGTCCCCGCCACGGCGATCCGTAAGCGCACGCAGGTGGCGCGCCACGGGGGTTCTTTGTGATCCAGAGGtgtcggcggcagcaactGGCATGGGGAGCGGGAGTGCATCATGGGGCACGGGAGTACCCCACTCGCCGCTGACACCATCTCACGTCTATGGGTCATCGGGTAGGCTTGTAGGGAAGGGCGAGAGTTCTacggcgatggcgatggtGTTGCCAAAGTTCTCACCGGTGTGGGTTGAAGGCTCGTCCGCTGAGTTGGCTGCCGACGAGGAGCGGGCCGAGAtaagggtggaggaggacgaccaCAGCGGTGAGGAGGTAAATGGGACTGCGCTAGCATCACCCATGCCCATCACATCGGCTGGCTCTGCGGCGACCTCGACACGCGGACCGTCGCCATATGTCGTGAGGGTTAAACCTTGCAGCCCCTTGTATCCATGCATCTCTCCACTTGCAGCTCACCGAGTCGCCACGGTTAATGCATGGGAGGACAGCAGCCAGGTTGCTCTGGGTGGACATCTCGCTCAGGACACCCCTacatcgcctccgccactgccgacTTTGAGGTCGTCACCGCACCAACTCTCTCAGCCACTTAGCGCCAcacccacctccacccttgGCGacgcggacgaggaggggatgTACTTTCCTACACCGCCGACTGCCAAGACGCATCGTCGTATTGAGAGCGATATCGACGTTCCATCCCGCCTCCCTGCCATGGGCAACAGTGGTCGTGCCTATACGGGCGCCCATGAGGCTTCCGCTTTTCCCATAACGTGCGGCTCAACCGTCCCAGCGGCCTCTCTTCGTCGTCTTGCATTAGGCGGCTGCTATGACGAGGTGGGTAGTGAGTCACCGAGAGTGCCACAATGGGAGACGCCCATGGTGGACACAAGCCAAGAAGGGGTGCTGCAAACGGTGAGCGCAGCGCACACTTCACTGCTGTCACCGACGCCGACTGGTGTGGTGACTGCCACAGACATACTCGCCACAATCACAGCCCTTCCACCCCCATCCTCGTGGTCGCTCCTTTCAAAGCGCACCCCAGCGCGTCGCACGCATCGTGGCGGGAAGGGCACTGGTGCGACACGTAAGGCGAATGTGGCGCGGGCAGAAGGTCGGCCGATGCACTGTGGCGCGCGTAAGCGGGCGCGGGGAGAAGTGGACGAATGGGGGCGTATCGACGTAGCTGATGAGCCTCTTGCGGCGGTGCCGATGGCGGGCTTGCCATCTCTCAGCGCCGATGTGTCGTtgagcactgcagctgcgttgAACCGATTGATGTGCGAAGAAGCCGATAGTGGCCAGCATTCGAGCTCGGCGCCGGCACGCCGCGCCGAGAGTGACGGCCATCAACACACAGTGCTCGAGGGGGAACACGCTTCCTGTGGCTACGTGCGAACCCGCGAGCAACGGATGGAGGGTGTTGCGCAGGCAGAGCAGGTGTTCAGTGCTGTGCGCGCATCGTGTAGGCCACTGCTGTCTGTGTCTTTGCAGACCCCTccgcgcggcagcggagcCAACGCCGAGTGCGATGACATatcgccgcctctctcgccgaACACACCTCGTCAGTTCTGGGACATTAATTTCCCTTGACGGCAGAAGACGGCGAAAGGCGAGCCGGCAAGGCCCTGGATAAGTACAGAGCAAATGTCCCATACAAACCTGCACGAGCAACTACAAGAGACAAGCGTGTACATTTGCCTCTTGTGCGACACGCGCTTCTCTGACTGCTTTCATGTCGACTGTGCACGcctgccctctcttcccctctccccccttctcatGACCACGTcgctccttctttccttgaGCGAATGGAAGCAGCGGCCTTCGGAAAGGCAAAAGCGGCTGTGCAAAGAGGTGCGATCCATCATTGCCGGCGGGAGTTTTGGCGGTGCTGGTCTGGCCCTACATTCACTCAGCCCGTTTAGCTCATTCTGCAGAACTGGGGTGGCGATGTCTAAGATGAAATGGGGTGTGTGCCTTTGGCTTCTGCGTTCATTGCcttctcgctttccttccACTTCCTCCCGTTGTGCGAGTCCGTATGAAAGCTATGGTCGCGCCTTTACCCCTTcactttccttccccccgtTCTCCCCATCTACGTTCTTCGCTCACCCACACCACATCGCAACAACGCCGACGGCaaacacgaaagagagagaaaacccAGGACTCGCTTCGTGAGGCACATCGCTCCCGCTGCTCCTGTGCTGAGGGGCGTTGTTGTTCGTTtggtgtttttcttcttcgtctctcttctctctgtacttgagcgtgtgcgtgtgctcgttGGTAAGTGGAAGGACAACACCTGGTACGATCTGCTCTTCACCCCCCCTAGAACTTGTAGTCTTGCGACCGTCATCACCATTATcggcagctccaccaccatCAGTACCGTACTTCATTTGACTCAGCAGTATTTTATCTCTGCTCTCCTACTGTCCCCATCGTGTGCGGTTTTCGTCATCATCTCTTTCTAGTTTGCCTTTGCTAGCTCGTACTTACTGACCCGCAATGTTCACTACATCCAGCTCTCTTATgggcggcgccagcggccCGTCGTCTCGCCCGCCTGGCGGTGTCTTTGCCGGCGCGGTtgcggcgcggcagccaccgAGTCAGTACTGGCTTCGTCAGCGCCAGGAGGCCGTGCTGGCAGAGATGATCAAGATGGCCGTGCcgctggacgaggagggcaacCTGGTGACAGAGCCGTTCTcaaccgccgctgctgcctctgctgagCCAGTCATAACAACATGGCGCCTTCTCATTTTCGACGACTGGGGTCGTGATATCATCGCGCCGCTCCTAAAGGTTGGCCAGCTGCGCGAACTGGGCGTCACCTTGTACCTGCACATCGCCACGGAGCGTGATCCGGTGCCGGGGGCCCCGGCCATCTATTTCTGTGCGCCGACAGAGGAGAACATCACCCGCATCACGAACGACTGCGCGCAGGGCCTGTACGAGTGGGTCTACCTCAACTTTACGACGCAGATCCCGAGACCGCAGCTTGAgttgctggcgcagcagctcagtgCCTCGCCGTTGGAGTCAATTCGACACATTCACGTGTACGACCGCACGCTGAGCTACGTGGCCTTGGAGAACgacctcttctccctcatgCTGAACAACTCCTTCCCGCTGCTGAACAAGACGAATGCCAAGGAGGATGAGATTGAGTCACACCTCAATCAGATCGTTCTGGGCATCTcgcatgtgtgtctgtcgCTGCAGGTACTACCCATCCTGGTCCACTCCCGCtccggcgctgcggcggaggtTGCTCGACGACTCTCCGTGCGGTTGAGCGACGCTCTGAACGACCGGCAGCTGACACCGGCGCCTTCCTCGGTGCTGGGGCGGCCGCTTCTTCTTATCGTTGATCGTTCCAGCGACCTCGCAACGGCGCTCCACCACCCCTTCACGTACcgcggcctcctcgtcgaGATTGGCGGCATGAAGTTGAATAGGTGCGTCATCACCACTCCGGACGGGAAAGACGAGGTACTTGAGGTGGACCCTGACAAGGACGAGGTTTACCGCGAGAACGCTAGCGTCGAGTTCGGCACCGTCGGTGGCAACATTgaggctgcgctgcgccgctatAAGGAGGACTACGCCGTACTGGCACAGGAGACACctggcggtgccggtggcatGAtgggcgacggcggcgatggaaACGACATGTCGAAGCTTCTGGCGAAcgcgccggcgctggcggagCGGAAGCGCTACCTCGATGCCCACACGAAGCTTGCCTTCAGCATCCTGAGCAAGATTCGCTCGAGGCACCTGGACCACTACCACGGTGTTGAGCTTGCTATACTCCAACAGGAGGGCCTCGACGAGCAGGAGTTTCACAACCTAATGGCCAACAACCTCGGCACCACTGAGGACAGACAACGACTGTATCTCATCGCATACCTGATGTGTGcccaagaagaagagatACGCTACGTGCGGAGCCATGAGGACGCCGTCAGCGAAGGGGCCACGGCCTTTCCAGCGCTCGATTATGTGAAGCACCTGCGGAGCTGGTCCCTAACACCGCAGAGCcccagcgcagcgcagccaaaTCCCAGTCAGGGCTTTGGCTGGGGGTTTGCGCAGCAGATCGCCAAGAATATTGCGAGCTCGCTGGGGAGCAAGGCAGAAACAATGCTGCCGCTCACGAAGCTGGTAGACGCACTCATGCAGGACAGACCTGGCGGTGCGCCGGGCGCGGCAGGAAGCAGTGGTGCGAGCGGTGTTGGTGGCCCGTACGGCAGTCCGACGAGTGCTGTTCTTCCTGGTGGCAATGCCAGCGTATCCAGTGGCCTGCGCGCCAAGTTACTGGAGACCATCGAAGCGTACGACCCCCGTACGAAGAAGTCAGTGGACCTGCGCGAAGCGGTCTTCTCGCAAGCTATCGTCTTTGCCctcggtggtggcagcgtgGCGGAGTACGACAACTTGAAGACATGGGAGGCAAGCAAGCCGCGCAAGTCGGTGATTTATGGCTGTACGTCGGTGGTCTCTGGCGAGGACATGCTCCGTCAGCTGTCCATGTTGGGCGCGTCACAGAGCTCGTAAGGGGCCACTTCACGTGTTTTAGTGCGTATATGTGCGTGCCAACGTTTGTGGCGGCCATGTGGCCTTACGCTCTGGTcttgtggctgctgtggtggctgccAATCATATGTCCGGTGTGCTCACGGGCGTCGAGTCTCGTTAAAATCGTGTGCactcttttgttttcttgcAATTCACTCGGAGCGACTCAGTGAGGGGACGCGGTTTGAGCGTTTCAtcctccctcacacacaccctgtaccctttcctctctcccctccacccgTGCTTGCATGCTGACCtacctaccccccccccccctccccacacacaccgacaaaTTCCCCGTCTCATACTGGCAGGCAACGCGAGGGGCCCACTGCCTACCAGTATGAGACgggcaagcgagagaaatGCGACCCAAGTGATGCGCACATTCCATAGAAAACGGCAAAGAGAAACCCCCAATGGCTGAGGGTAAAGCGGGGAGACTTTCCTAGCACATGCGACCGCAGGGGGtctcttctgtgtgtgtgcgagctgCAGTGTGGCAGTGTTGGTCATTAGTGACGTAAATGTATAcccgcacacccgcacatgTGTGCGCTcaggtgtgtctgtgtgtgtgtgtgtgtacttcTCATGCGGCGCTTGAGGGATACTTGGGCTTTGTTTCTTGTCCCCCAAGCGGGACGGCCACCTGCGCCATACCACCAGCCTGTGGGTCAGCCCTCTTTTatctcttctcgctctgctgTTGCCACGCTATGTGGCATGTAACGTGCGTCTATGAATGTGCATGTAGGAGCGCGGCTTCTTTGCTCTGCAGAATAAAGGCGTGCTAAGGACAGCATGAAGGACGCGTGGAGGATGGCGTAGCGTTGCCGCCGTCTTGCACTTGATGTTTCCCACCCCCGTGGTCCCCACTCGTCACACAGGTGTGTCTTTGTGCTGGGCTTTGCTCACATCATCGTTATTCGGTCCTCGTCCTGCGTCTTGTTCGTCTCCTCAACCGGGTGCGCATAGGCCATGAATACCGTATGGGCGCAGGTGCCCACAACGGCCAGCAGTCCCGTTCACGTACAAGAGAGTGTGCCCAGTGTCTGTCTTACTTTCTCTCTAACTCCCTTCTCGGCCTTTTCCTCagtcccctccttcctctacTTTCATACAGcgcacgacagcagcaaacACCAGCAAAAGGCGAGCGGTGAAGCGACGAAGCGGGGCACGGCCAGAGGCACGGCATACAGGAGTACATGGGAAAAGAGAGCCACACGTATATGCATATATACATCTACGTGTTATACCCAAAGAATACACAGAGTCgaggagaaagcgagggGGGCGTGGGGGACAACTTCTCTTCTCGACCACCAACCCTCTCGTCTCCTTGcgttgtgtctctctcttgcgcctcttctgtgttttccccactctcttcccctcaAGCGCCTTGCGTGTCTCCCTCGCACGACGAACTCTATTAAAGCGTACGGACGCACGttggcgcacacgtgcgaCATCATaacaggcggcggcggcaagtTCTGCATGACTTCTTTCGTGTGTACACGCGTCCCTGTGAGCGAGCCTCTGTAGTTTTCATTCTGAAGAGCCCGTGGGGACTCGTTTCTCGAGTTCTTCACCGATTGCTTGCTGAGTACTTGTAACAGGCGTACagctcgctctccctctctgtgcgtgtgccccGGCTGTCAAAACATTATttagtgtgcgtgtgcgcgtgtgtgtgttgctcttctctctctcgttttttttcctgaCTTTTCCTTCATTCTCCTCCGTGCGTCCTctcccgtcctcctcccgcgtctctttctttgttgaGTGTGCCGACGCTCTTTGCTTGTTTCCTTCGGTTTGTGCGACTCCATCGTTCTTTCATTTCTTTCGCCCTTCCTCAGAACAGAGCGTCGTTGTTTTAgttgtgtctgtgcttgTAAGGGTGTACCCCTGAGCGTTTCttgacacccacacccacccacacacacgcacgagacATTAGAACAGCAAATCGTGCGCTTGACGTCTTCCCCAcactccctttcctccttccctgaCTCTGAGCTCCTCTTCGTTTATATATTTCTTCAAGAGAGGGACTGccgtggctctctctctctctctctctctcctgctacggtggcagcgcgtgTCCGTCTGTGGATcgctttttccttccctcccgccttttcctctttgtctGCAGCGCCATTGATTCGTTTGTCTTTTGTCGCtttgctccctctctccccatttCGCCATtgccctgtgtgtgtgtgcgtgtgtgccgtgcTGTCCCCTCATTTCCTTCTCCCGCTGCCTGCGCTTTCCCAAAGACCCCCATTTCAttgcgtgtttttttttggggggtttACTTTCGCGTTCTTCGCTTCACGTTACACTCGCCAaattccccttccctctgcACTTCACTCCCTCTTTGGCTGTCGCGcccccccacccttctccatccttctcttcctccccgtGTCTGCTCTacacgctgccgcgcttATTTTactcgctgctctctctctctctatttctggtctttctcttctctactCGATTCGGTTGCCTTTCGCCACCCTCGTACGCGCATTGGCACTTTTCGTGGGCAGACTTTGACCTGCGCATACGCAGAGACCCACAAAGCAGCAAACCTTTGGAATACGCAGtgacggtgtgtgtgtgtgtgtgtcgcccAGTCATCTGGAGCAGCGGAGGAACGAAAAAGAACCCAAAGGTGGCTGCCATGGAGTCGAAATTTCACCCTTCAGCGGCCGTGCGCCCCGTTCATGCTCGTTTTGAGCCCAGCGCGGCGATTGCTACCTGCTGCGTGGAGGAAATCATGGCCATGCCAGCCGATCAGCTGGCTTGCGTCGCGTGGCCGTTGCTGACGAATGCGGAGCGTTCTTTGTCCATGAAAGACGTGTACTTCGTTCCTCCCGTCCGCGTGAGCGCGTCGCCACGGGCCACGGAATCGGCATTCGCTGCCGGGATTCAGAGCTGCGTAGCAGAGCTCACAGAGAGCCTTTTGCAGACGGGCTGCAGTGAGGTGTCGCTATCTACCGCTCAGTTGCGTGCTGCCGCGCTTGCTTATTTTATTGCGGCATCGCCAGCCCCCCGAGGAGCGCAGCAGGCTTCGTCGCCATGCGTTGCCGCCGGCCCTTCAGGTTCCGGCACGCATGGCGCCGAAGCCGTTGTTCACCCCCTGTGTAAGGAGGGTCATGCCCCCTTTCCGCCTGCCTTGAGCTTGTCGGCGGATGTCTTCGAGTTCGCCATTCAGTCGCTTGGGGACGCATCGGAAAGAGAGCTGCGCGATATCACGAGCGGTGG is a window from the Leishmania panamensis strain MHOM/PA/94/PSC-1 chromosome 26 sequence genome containing:
- a CDS encoding sec1 family transport protein, putative (TriTrypDB/GeneDB-style sysID: LpmP.26.2330), with product MFTTSSSLMGGASGPSSRPPGGVFAGAVAARQPPSQYWLRQRQEAVLAEMIKMAVPLDEEGNLVTEPFSTAAAASAEPVITTWRLLIFDDWGRDIIAPLLKVGQLRELGVTLYLHIATERDPVPGAPAIYFCAPTEENITRITNDCAQGLYEWVYLNFTTQIPRPQLELLAQQLSASPLESIRHIHVYDRTLSYVALENDLFSLMLNNSFPLLNKTNAKEDEIESHLNQIVLGISHVCLSLQVLPILVHSRSGAAAEVARRLSVRLSDALNDRQLTPAPSSVLGRPLLLIVDRSSDLATALHHPFTYRGLLVEIGGMKLNRCVITTPDGKDEVLEVDPDKDEVYRENASVEFGTVGGNIEAALRRYKEDYAVLAQETPGGAGGMMGDGGDGNDMSKLLANAPALAERKRYLDAHTKLAFSILSKIRSRHLDHYHGVELAILQQEGLDEQEFHNLMANNLGTTEDRQRLYLIAYLMCAQEEEIRYVRSHEDAVSEGATAFPALDYVKHLRSWSLTPQSPSAAQPNPSQGFGWGFAQQIAKNIASSLGSKAETMLPLTKLVDALMQDRPGGAPGAAGSSGASGVGGPYGSPTSAVLPGGNASVSSGLRAKLLETIEAYDPRTKKSVDLREAVFSQAIVFALGGGSVAEYDNLKTWEASKPRKSVIYGCTSVVSGEDMLRQLSMLGASQSS
- a CDS encoding hypothetical protein (TriTrypDB/GeneDB-style sysID: LpmP.26.2320), which gives rise to MPRPNEDTGNVSTSAEVQRSISLLSHGTSSFTAQCPMLVSETLSPVPSAPSNGAAGLQHDAVADRTHVSNASAAALLSTVSALPDVRATETRLRTAQEAELSVLVRLRRLTEALVSVISASNAAGGAGVVTTAAHGGCDTEDVKALSNEGAFRASLPVLIACPSATGINGATHIQAETCLVMRCVAMPPAGLSAAAREQYTALHDTLAQYLCKSGDDSIDSACDIAASSACSPSTGILQDLQSVEQCDAIPCVLGPRVTRAVICRAGTPTALPGVAEGEAGTSTQPVARDSNAVEVHRHSRFFSEPRHCLLSPPRRSVSARRWRATGVLCDPEVSAAATGMGSGSASWGTGVPHSPLTPSHVYGSSGRLVGKGESSTAMAMVLPKFSPVWVEGSSAELAADEERAEIRVEEDDHSGEEVNGTALASPMPITSAGSAATSTRGPSPYVVRVKPCSPLYPCISPLAAHRVATVNAWEDSSQVALGGHLAQDTPTSPPPLPTLRSSPHQLSQPLSATPTSTLGDADEEGMYFPTPPTAKTHRRIESDIDVPSRLPAMGNSGRAYTGAHEASAFPITCGSTVPAASLRRLALGGCYDEVGSESPRVPQWETPMVDTSQEGVLQTVSAAHTSLLSPTPTGVVTATDILATITALPPPSSWSLLSKRTPARRTHRGGKGTGATRKANVARAEGRPMHCGARKRARGEVDEWGRIDVADEPLAAVPMAGLPSLSADVSLSTAAALNRLMCEEADSGQHSSSAPARRAESDGHQHTVLEGEHASCGYVRTREQRMEGVAQAEQVFSAVRASCRPLLSVSLQTPPRGSGANAECDDISPPLSPNTPRQFWDINFP